Within the Dryobates pubescens isolate bDryPub1 chromosome 2, bDryPub1.pri, whole genome shotgun sequence genome, the region GTGTAGGCTTCTCTGCAGTGTCctctgaagaactttgtcctgcAGATCTGTGCATGAGAAGGTACCTTCCCCATGGCAAACTGGTGACTGCTCAGATGTCTTCAAAGGTTTTGGtctttgcagcctccctgtTTTGGAGAAATGCAGGAGAAGGGCTGACCCAAGCAGTGGCGCATTCATGTTCTCCTAATCTTGGGCCCTCAAAGGTCTCCAAAGCAAGGTGAAGTTGGTGGTCCTTTCCTTGTACTGCACTTGAGTATTTCTGTTCCTGACGCAAAGTGAGAACAGTTCACTGGTAGTCCTGGGGACCAGAACAGAAATGGCTTGAGGAGGCGTTCCCCCTTTGGCAACTGCCTCTAGCCATGCTGTAGGCAGGTCAGATCAAGTGCAGACTCTACACTTGTGCTCCAGAGGACATGGTAGCTGGAGTAACATAGCTGGGTGTGTGTGGTCTTCCTGTGTGAGTGCCAATATATCCAACTTATCGTAGGCAAAAGCAGTCCTGGTGTGCTAGTCCCAACAGATAAAGTGACACTCGGGGATTCAGAAACCTTTGGGGAAAACACCTTCCACTCATCACATTGCATTGCTATCCTCATGTAGAAGGATAAGCAATGGTTACATTTGCATTGTGGCAAGGGAATCTGTTGGATGGGATGTGACATAATGTGATACAGTATAGGAGAGAGCCTGGGGTttatctgctcagtgctgtggttCTCCAAGAACATCTCAAGAGTTGGTGCAAACACTTTGGATGGAGATGGTCTCTTGCAAAGGATGTGAGTGAGCTTTGTGCACATCCAAGGTGTGTATCCAGTTGTAGACAGACCAGAGAGGTTCACGCTAGGGAGGCAACAACACCCAGCCCTGGTTTTGGCCTCATGGCTGACAGTAGCAGGTCCAGCCTTGGTATTGTCAGTAGAGTACAGAGAGGCACAGGTATTGCATACACCCTGgcctccttcctgctgccttgcagagcCAGGCACGCCACCACATCGGGTTCACATCTGCAGCTGAAGCCCTGCTGCCTCAGTGCTTTGCCTAAGAAAATCCAGGTTCTGCTCTTTTCAGGGCACACCTTTGTCTCCCTGTCATTACCCATCGATTGCTGCGGTGATAATGGATTGCTGGATTGTTAAATGGGTTGAATGCTGCGCAAATCTGAACTGACCAATGGCTTCAATAGAAACTGCATGATGCTCTGTGGGGCTCTTTCTAACCCATGCAAAAGGCTTTGCTTTGAGCTTTGGGATGTTATTTGAATTTAAGTTTAGCACAGCTAGGTAGAGATGAAGGTTTGTGGGGCCCTGACTAGCCTAGGTGCTGCACAGGAGCATTGCATACTACAGGGCAGTGACTATCCAAAGCTCAGTTTATGTGATGTTGTCCCTTTAGATGTCTTTCTGGCTGTACAGCATCACATGTACAGTTTGCACATTGCACAGTTCAAAGCTACCTCATGACTGAATCCCATATGCAGAAAGAAGCTGGACCCTGTGGCCTTCTTCCTAAATGCTGCTCTTTCTTCATTGTACCTGGGAGGGAACTAGGTAGTTAAGGTTTCATGTCACTTTCTGAGATCTCTCGGTGGATATGTGATTGATTTGAGCATGAATCCCATGGTTCATCAGACATAAAGGTGGCAGAAAGATTTAAAACTTTCAGAGACACAGTCATTGCTAGCCAGCCCTGAAAATATTCTTTTGACGCTCACTTGCAGATGACAGGAACCCTGGGAACGTAAACCCACTTATTTTCCGCCCCATGGAAGAGGGAGTCAACATAGATTTCCCCAGCACCATACATTCGATCGCCCAGTTCCTAAACTCCACGCGGGAAACCCAGGACCCCAGCATGTACACTCAGCTGGTGGCCACTTTGGCCTTTACCGCCGAAAAAGCCAAGTTTGCCACTGGAAATGAGCGGCAAGAGTGGATGGACTTGTTCATTGACACCTTCAAAATGGTGCACAGTGAGATTGTGGGGGACCCAGAAACTGTGATAGGGCTGTGCTGACTTCTCTGTTAGAGATCACGTGAAACAGGCAGAGGTTGAGTGGAGGTGGTAATCATCTTTCCTTGAGTGCCTGTTGGGCAGAGGGGACAGGTACATGGTTTTAGGTTAGGAGAAACACAGGCAGTGAAATGGCTTGGTTGTGTTCAGCCAGGGTTGGGACACACGGGTCagttctccccagccttggctgGCTGATCAGCGTGGCAGCtttctccagcactgccaagagATGCTCTTGCTTTGCCCAGTGCTCTTCTACAGAGTTGCTGCATTGCCTCAATCTTTGAGCCAGAcaggctgctcccctccagccctcttaCATTCCTACCCTTTTCCATCAGGCTAGCATGCCCCAGGCCTCAGCCACACAACAGTGCCAGGCTTGACCAAggaggctgccagcacctgcaTGGCTAATGGCCAGAGTGAGcccctgcagagagcccagcagggCACTTTCCCATGGCTTCCTGCGTATGCATTTGCTTGCTGCTTCTGAAGCACCTTCTGCATCCTTTCTCTGGGTTACTTTGAGGGCTTTCTTTGGGTCCTGCAAACCATTTGTGGCAAGTCTGACAAAGCAAGGTGCATCTCCTTGCACCACAGTGTCTCTGTACAACCATGCAATGGGCAACTGGGGTTATTGAAGGGAAGGAACTAGCAGTACAGGAGAGAGGGCGTTCCTGGCTTTCTATCAAGGGCCACAAAACCTGGGCACTGCTTCTCTCCGAAGCTATATGAgcttcctctgctttcttcaCTGCTTGTACATTTGTGTTTCTTCTCTCTTAGTAACACGTACCTGTTCATATCTAAGAGACAGAAGTTATGTAGATCCAGACAGTCCAAAGCAAGAATCCATGACTGTGCAGTCAAACCTCTGTGCTACATTACATCAGCTATTTAAAAGCAAGTATTTAAACATGCTGCATATAGGCCATTCAATCCATACTTGGTGCTGCTTTGGTTCAGCAAGATGACAGACCCACCagaggctctgtgtgtgtgtgtgtgtgtttagatGAGGAGTGATACTTCCATGAGCTCGGTTTCCCCTGGTTTTCACCAAATGCCAGGCAAGTGACTGTCATTCCTGTCTCCAGAATAGCTGGAGAATAATCTCAAATTGTAAGAGGAGAAAATGGCATTTCGTGtgcagacagaagcagagggagTTAGTGCCAGCAAGCGAATTTTGCAGCCTCTCTAAATGACATGGTATTACTGCAATAAAGTATACTGAGCTGATGTCACGTTTACTGGGCAGAAGGGAGATGCatggcttcaaaagcacagttGGGCTGTGGCATTCCCAGGTGTGCAAAGTGGAGCCAGTTGCCAAGTTCAGGCATGGGAGTTGAAATGACAAACTTGGCCACTCTGGACTTATTGCagtattttcttcctcctcttcttcaacaGCTGGGGCTTGCCAGTCTAGGCTAGAAGCCATTCAGTGACAGGTGCACAGGGGAGATACTTGTGTCGTTCTGTGCATAAGGAGATCAGACATACTGCACAAGAAGAGTCTTTCTTCCCAAGGTTTTGGCAATCTTTGCTCACACTCAATAGGGACAGACAACTCTGCTCTTGGCATATGGTAGAGGGGAAAGAGTTCAGGGTGTTTCGTGTGGTGTGTTCCACATTTTAGGTGAAGGCAAAAGGATCAGCCTCTATCTGAGTCTGTGTACTAACATCTGGTCATAATCCATATATTCCAGATAGTCTGTGCAAAGACAAGCTCCAAATACTGTTTCAATTTTTACTCCAAAATTACTATGTGACTTAGCCTGCTGAGATCCAAGTAAGAGGACTAAGATCAGAGTAGTAAAACTTTTCCAGCCATGATGCTAGAGGACAAGCCCCAAAAGCACTGATTTGAGAAGAACACCTCAGGATTGGGACATCTTGCTGAACAAGACAAGAATCAGAGAAGACTTCAGCCAAATGAGTGTTTGTTTTGTCTCATCACACAGTGACCACTTATTTCATTCCcttttgaacttcatgaggttcagtgAGTCCAagtgcaaggtgctgcagccagtTCAGGGCAATCTTCAGTATCAATACATGATAGGggttgaaagcagccctgtggagaaggatttgggggtactggtgggtgaagagctggatgtgagctggcaatgtgtgctcacagcccagaaggcaaccatatcctggtctgtatcaaaagcagcatgaccagcaggttgagggatgGGATTCCATTACTCTGATGGTGAgtcccccacctgcagtgctgtatcCAGCTCTGGATTCCTCAGCACAACAAATACATGAACCttctggagtgggtccagaggagaccacaaaaataatcaaagggctggaacatctctgctacaaggacaggctcagagagttagggatgttcagcctggagaagagaaggctgcagggacaccttattgcaacctttcagtacttaaaggggcctgtaagaaagatgggtACAAtctttgtcacagtgcctgttgtgacagaacaaggggtgatgcttttaaactaaaagaggagagatttagactatGTTGGGGAAGATACTATACTTTTACAAgactagatacaaggaagagattttttttgtggtgagagtggtgaaatactagcacaggttgcccaaaaaggtggtgaatggtgctctgagcaaactAGTTAAAGATGGTCCTGCTGACTGcttggggttggactagatgacctttaaagatcacttccaacccaaactattttaTGATTGTGTGATTTCCTAGTAATATGCTACAACACTGGAACAAAGTTAGAGAAAAACAGTCCACACCTTCCCTAAGACATGGGAGGAGCTGTGAAAGCAGGAAGCCCCAGAAAGGGTTGGGATGTCAGTCTCCATCTCACCACTGATTTCATCTCCACTGTCAACACTGCGAAACAATAGAGGAAATACAATTTACCCAGGTTTTAAAAGAAGCAGGAACATGATGTGAATGGGTGGGGTTACTCTGCACACACAGGTAAGGAGAAGGGTTGTTAATGTCAGGAAAGTCAATGGCATCTCTGCTTTCTGTGATGCCGCTCAGCTGTGTCCTAGCATATGGGATGCCGTAAGCTACAGCATTCATGCCTTGCTGTAAGCTGTGTGAGAAAGACCAAAGCGACAATTAAAAGCATAACATAAAGATTTTAGTTGGCCTCATCCATAGTGGTGCCTCCAAGGACTTCTCTCCCAGTTAAGGATGAGAATCTTGTTTCTTGGTGCTGGAAGTGGTGCTTGTgttctcagcctctctctgcaACAGATGCATGACaatgaacagaacaaaaccaaggtTTTGCTGCGCTACTCACATCTGTGTTGTGTTCCCATGAGATAACTCATATGCAAAGATAACTTATCAAACTACTAGAAGGCAGCTTTATCCAGCCATGAGGGTAGAGCAGCAAGGGGAGTCTTGGGGGAGTGttcctgcagtgcctggagTGCCAGCTGTGTGTTATGCTCTCACTGAAGCTCCACGGAGTCATGCTGTTCTCAGCTGCTGTCTGCTTAACTAGAAGCTCTAACAGTTTGCTTCTAGTAATATAGAAGGTGAGTGGATCTTGCTTGTCACCACAAGAAACATGATTAGATGTAGACAAGCAATAAGAGAGACGGCCTAGTAGGACTTCTTCAACATGATATGCAGCCCTCTCTCCCACCTGCTCACTTCTGCACACCCCACTTAGACTTCAGACCTTGTGGTTGCTAGGGCTATGTCTTCCTGCCTTTCCACCTCCACAACTGCACAGAGCAGGTGATGACCAGGCACATAGGTGCTGCCAAGGCAAAGTATTCTTGTGACTGCAGTACCTGCGTACCAGGAACTGCAGCTTCACTGTACCTTTAAACAAGATTTCTCAAGAAAGGTTGGGCAAGGTGAGTACATACTATTGTTGTTTTAAAAGAGAGGAGTTTCACTGTTGACTTTTCAAATATGTTATTCAAAAGCTCATGGGGGAAGAAGTATCGCTTGAAGACTGGTTTCTACTGCAGTCACAACTGGCCTTGCAAAAGCTATTGTTCACAGCAAGACAATGTACAGTAAGAACAATGCAAGGCATGCCGTCATTATAGATCTGTTTTGCAGCGTGGGCTAAGGAGAAATGCCAGTCTACAAGGTCAGGGAACATGACACAGAAACAACTACAGTTTTACAATGTCAAACAAGTTAGGGTAAATGACAAGTACCATCAGGAGTTCCTGCACCAGGTTTGACTGTTTTATCATGGATCAAAGTAGTGCCAAATAGTCTGCAAGCTCAATGATATGCACCTTAGAGCTTCTGCTACACTGTGGTGTTGGATGCTGTCTCTCCAAGAGTGCACATAGCGTGCATCTACTTCACTTAAAATATAACTTAGCCATTTGCTATATGTTGACTACCAGTGTACAAATGTAATAGTGATATGTCTGTTGCTCAGCCCATACAAATAATAATGCTAGTTCAGCACCCTGCCACGCTGAATCCATGTATAGCAGTGTTCAGCACTAAGGAGGCACTCTGCCAAGCTGGAGTTGCTCATAGTATGGAAATTCAATCTGATGTGATGCTCCTACCCCAAAAGTTATCCCTAGATGCAAGAAGTGGATCTCCTATTCTTTGCCAGTCACACAACACAAAATAACACTGGCTCCAGGAACTCACCCTTTTGAGACTAAGTCTTAGAGCCATGGAACTGCTTGACAGTGATATGGCCATTGCCCTGCTGCCAACTCAAGTGGCCAGTCACAGCAGGTACATCACAGATCaatactgctgctgcagctgtttctaATGGGTGCTttcagcagagaaggaaactcaaATGAAGAAAACAGTGCAGAAATTGAAGTGTTTCGTGGAGAAACAATGCACAGAGAGAAAGACCAAATGCAATACACATAACTGCTGGAAAGGGATGAAATAATACCCTCTAACTAAAGAGGGTATTATACCCTCTGTCTCTAAAGATTGctatttccttctcctttttcttttatgaGTTCATTCACTGGCCAGGTGCCTGCTTTGTGGACAGGTGCTGCCCTGAGTGACTGAAGAAAAATGTCCTCCTGTGGTTCACTCCATCATATATTACAAAAGCTGCTTTACTAATCACAGGTGCATCAACAAGGATAGTCTTGTTTTCCAACCATATGATCCAACCTTTATAAACTTCAGGAATTAGTGATTGCTGGTTAAACTAAACCAAGTGAAAGGTATGAAAACAACTCTCATCCTACAAATCTTTATGAAGACTTACTCTGAAAGTAAAGCACCCTCTAGAAATGAAAGGTTTGCAGATGCTGCCTGACATTAATCTCTGGATATTCCTCTTACAGATAAGAACTGTGCTAAGAAGGTGGATATAATTCTGGAGTTGAAAGCCACGGTCTTAGCTAATCTTGTGGGGGTCCTAGAACTAACATTCATTAAGACCTGGTGTCCAGGAGCTGAGAGTGTTAGAAGCAAAATTCCTAGAGTACCAGCTGCAAAGCTAGGCTCTAGTAGTAGAGTGGGACTGGTTATTCTTTAGACAACGATGCACAAAGGccactccagcccagcctgcctgagGCAAGCACTGAGCTTATCCTGTAGCCTTTCTTGAACTCCCAACTCTTGtcatcttcttcctcctgcAGAACTTGCAGTTGCCCAGTGCACACAGCGCCCTGTTGACATTGTCTTCTTGCTTGATGGCTCTGAAAGGATTGGAGAGCAGAATTTCCACAGGGCCCACCACTTTGTGGAGGAGGTGGCCCGACAGCTTACTCTGGCCAGGAGCAACACTGACAACATGAATGCACGGATCGCGTTGCTACAGTATGGCAGTGAgagagaccaggatgtggtctTCCCACTGACCTACAACATGACAGAGATCTCCAACGCCCTGGCTCAGATCAAGTACCTGGACTCGTCCTCCAACATCGGGTCAGCCATCATACATGCCATCAACAACAtcgtgctcagccctggagttGGGCAGCGACTCGCTCGGCGCAATGCTGAGCTCTCCTTCGTCTTCATCACCGATGGCATCACAGGAAACAAGAACCTTGAGGAGGCCATCAACTCCATGAAGAAGCAAGATGTGATGCCCACAGTAGTGGCTCTAGGGAGTGATGTAGACATGGATGTCCTGCTGAAGCTTGGCTTTGGGGACCGGGCAGCCATCTTCCGGGAGAAGGACTATgacagcctctcccagcccagctttTTTGACAGGTTCATTAGGTGGATATGTTAAATGAATGCAGTGCACATTTCCTCCTCTCACCAGTATACACACCCCTGTTATTACCTGttccattttcttccttctctgtggTTGCTAGCAACGCTGAAGAACAGCTGCCCTCTGAGTCCTCTTCTCTAGCCATGATGAAAACTCATGTATCTTACATTTATGGTGCtaattaaaaccaaagcaaGACTCAGAGCCATAAAATGTACTTCTGTAAAGCTCTATGAACACCAACCCATGCTTTGCATATGTACTGTAACCCTAGGAGGCCTTGTCACAGAAGCAAGAAACCTTTCCAGTGGGGTAGGACAAATAATCATCTCTAGTTTTCAAAAGCTCTTAACCGCCCTCAGTGTCCTGGGAGGAGATTTATGGTTATGACATTCTCCATTCTTTTAGCAAAGCCTTTTCTAGATTATCTCATCTTTGTTGGTCTCTCATTACTTCTGCTCTGAGGGAAGTGAGTGAGTTTATGACATTTCACATGCTGCTTGTGATCAGAGGTCACAAGCGCCTTGCTTTCCCTATGCATAGCCCTTGGGAGCTTGCTCCTCTTTCCCAGAGGAACAGTGGAATGGTGAGAGGTTTTGCTGCTTTCAACAGTTGTTTGCCAGTGCTCCTCTGGGGGCTCTCTATCCTAAATTTCACAAATCGTGTTGAAGCTCTTCATTTTCCTCTAGCTGTGGCTCACTGCCTTCTGCCATTCTAACCTTCATCAGAACTTTATTACTCTACCCAAAATCCTGGCTGAGAGGGGCAGCATGCCTCCCACCAGCTTACAAAATAtcgggcagctgctggagccgcTTCTCTGTCATCCTAATGTGCTCAAACTAACCATGGTGCCTTCTTCCCACTGGTATCTGCTGAACAGAACAATGCCCAGATTTGAACTTGAATTGTGCTGtctgcaaaaataaataaactctTGTCACCCTGCCCCACCAAAAGTCTCTTTATTCTGTACTTTGTATGGGGTTTTGATTATTTTCAATGAGCAGCTGATTCTCCTGGTGCTAAGCTGCAACATGCTGGTAAGTTTGTGTTCTGCCTCTATCTCTCACTCCAGGGTCCACTATACTATGGTCCCTCAGTGTGAGACACAAACCATGTCTTTATCCTCGCCTCCTCATGGGTGGAAAGAGCAAGGATCCTTTGAGGGGCCATGTCTTTTCCCACCAGGAAGTGGCATTGCACCTGAGTTAGTCTTTGCACAGCCTGCCTTCTGCCTATCTTGCATCCAGGACTTGTCTGTCTCAAGCCAGGAGAGTGGGGTAGGGGAACACTCTGAGGACAGAGGCCTTTCTGTTACATCACATCCATGATGATGGAGGTGGGATGAGAAGGAGAGGCTAGTCAGGGCTTGGGTCATGCATATGGGACCTGAGGTCCATGGTGCAGAGGAACTTGCAACACAGGTACAGGGAAGGGCACAGTGGTGGGGAAGCTGTGGCCGTGGGTGCTGGGGTGTCACTGCCATGTTTTCCCTTCTTTGGAAATGAAAGGTGTAGAGAGCCTTCAAGATTCACCAGATGAAACTCAACCACACCCAGAAAAGAGACAGCAATGGaatcctgcagccccagcacccacccatgCCCAGTGCACCAACGATGAACAAGTAGATATGGGTGAGAAGGGCTGCACCATCTCCTTTGGACATTTGTTCTGCCACAGGGAGATGCTCATGTTTGTGCCATGGAGTCCAGCAGCCAGTCAGACTAGTTAGCAGCAAAGCCTTCTTGACagataacaaaaataaaaacaggaGCAAAGGCAGCCCTGTGTTAAAATTGTTGTGGGTAAAGCAATTCCGGACTTTGTACCTTCCCTAGCAAGCATACAGCAGTCCCAGGGACATGGCTCAGGGCCTTTTTCATGTTGATTATTAGCCTAGAGTGGAGGATGGCAATGCATATACTGCAGCAAGGGGAAAGGTGCAGGATTCCCCCAACAGCccttctgctggagctgggaaagCTCATGCAAAATCTAAGAACTTCCACAGGTGATGGGATCCACACTAGCATCTGTCTTTATTGCACAGAAAAGAAGACATGAACAGCAGACTGCAAATCAGCACATGATGCTCCCCATGCTGCTACCTCAGGGATGCCTGCCAGTGGGCTCTCCCAAAAgccagaggatggagctggtgcCTGTCATCCCACAGTGATTCTACGTCACAGAATTTACAAGCGTAAAATGAGAAAAAGCACTTTGCACGAAAAACACCATTctcagggaaggaaagggggggaggaaataaagAGGTAGCGCCTGTGGAACACAGCTTTATATTTCATCACTGTCGTGAAGGTAGGAGGATGTCTTCTTCAGTCCGAGTCAGAACTGCtgcttgagctgctggagtgctgcaggagataaAAATTACCTTAGCATAGCACAGAAACAACCCTCTTTCATACCATTTCTGACAGCTAACAATCCTGTGGTGGGTATCTGTTCCTGGTGCCCAGCTAGGTCTAGGTTGAGtgtgcagcagtggtggctgcaGACTCACCTTTCCCCAAGTGTTTTTGCACATCAACAACTGTGCCCTCAGGTCTCCACGCTGACTGGGTTGCAAGCAGGTAATTAGTTAATGCCAAGGCCccaggaaccacagaatcatagaatcgttaaggttggaaaagtcctccaaCCGTGAACCCAACACAACCATacccactaaactatgtcccaaaatgccatgtctacaccttgaacacctctcagGACTCCATTTAGCtttggggaaggaggggaggtggtggtggtgttgatgTGTGTTTGaagggttgttttggtttttcttttattgtttggggattttttgttatTGATGTAGTTTAAGAGGGAACAGAACTCCTCCTTCACTGTGGAACACTGAGTTGATATTCCTTACAGAGATAGAACTGACTTTGAGGTGAACAGGACAAGGTCTTGGGATTTAATTCACCATGTTGTGCACCCTGAGCTCTGTCACTGTTCTGAATAGCCTCAAGGTATTTAATAGATTGCATTTAAGAGGCTCACTTGAAGTGACTCATTTTCCCTATTGATTAGCCAAATGGGAGTTCCAATATCTAGTCAGTGAGGTGCAAACTTGtagagaggaggctcagctgcccaggctggatgctCTAGTATGCATGATGTGGTCCAAAGGACCACAAAAGTGATTTGGAAGGGTCCATTGCCACCTCACTCTTACCTTGTCTCCATGCTTCTTGGAGTCACTCTTCTTGTGCTTCTTATGGTGCTTCTGATTGCAGTTATGTTTTCCTGGTTGTCCCTGATGGGGGTGCCCATGGGGATGCTGCCCTGGTGGGCAGGGGCCAGGAGGGTTGTTATGGTGGGGATCTGGTGGAATGCTGGGACCACGGTATCCTGGAGGGGCAGGTGGGCAAACTGCTAGGTATGGTTCTGGCCTCCCTCCAGACATGTCTAGGAAGGAGAAGGGTTCTGTTAGTGATGAGAGCCAGGATCTCCCCAGACAAAcaaggcagggagctggtgtACTCATGCACCCAAAGGACCCCCTCCCAGTCTACCCCCTCCTCAGAAATGCTGTCCCTCCCCATTTTGTTACACAAGTTATGCCTCTGCATGCCCATGGCAATTGCACTGGGTATCTCTCCAAGTCCTGATGGCTGTGTGGTACTCACAGTCCTGCCCAGCCCTACAGCCTCTCACCTTTGTTGTTCTGCATCCTTCTTGACCCTCAAGCTGCAAAGGAAGCACAGGCACCGTAAGTGGCTCCCTCATGGCACCTCTTGTCATCGTcaacctgccagcagccaggaccCCACTTCACCACCCCAGGCACAGAGACTGTGCCTCCTTCACAAGGAATGCCATCTCCTCAAAGGCTCCAACAGCCACCCCATACCTTTAGGTGACAGTGCtgaccccaggagcagctgttcCAACTTGGGTGAATTCCTGTAGCCCAGGCACATTATTCCCATCATTACTGGAAATTATGAACTGACTGGATGAGCCTGAGTGTGCAGGTTGCATCCTTGTGGAGCACAAGGGGGCACCATGTCTTGGTGCAGTGCAATCCATGGGGATGGTGCCCACACTCCCACTGTTCCCAAGCTCCAAAGCTGCCCTGGATcccaccaggcactgctgccttaGGAGCCACTTTCACTCACCAAACTGGCA harbors:
- the LOC128897914 gene encoding nematocyst expressed protein 4-like: MQNNKDMSGGRPEPYLAVCPPAPPGYRGPSIPPDPHHNNPPGPCPPGQHPHGHPHQGQPGKHNCNQKHHKKHKKSDSKKHGDKHSSSSSSSSDSD